A window of the Deinococcus malanensis genome harbors these coding sequences:
- a CDS encoding S8 family serine peptidase: MKQLTAYSLGLTLLLASCGQGTPQVSAPVARPGTGGSLAAQGNTLSACQALYATAPSRVQVDSTMRYGEVGTLILSFVDDASKGRAITWMDSNLEVDLGNGLGALTHLPMVAVRTLVTPELIQALEANLPGLQSIYRDAPLHYSLAESVRFIGADTAQSTYSVTGRGVGVAIIDSGVDGTHADLDHVANNVKLAGSVTDTPVGGALYVELPNTDTSSGHGTHVASTIGGSGEASAGSTRVRRGVAPGATLVGVGAGDGLSILYALQGFDYVMRPEVRDTHNVRIISNSWGSSGEFAPYNPISLASKRAYDAGMIVVFAAGNEGPGADTLNPYSASPCVMSVAAGDKKGALASFSSRGRAGDANVHPDVTAPGVKISAARALTGVAATTVPDVDNAQYSTISGTSMATPHISGVVALMLEAHPGLNLDSVLSVFKKTSRAVYDTSSAVVRQREEWEVGYGYVDAHAAVREAARLNPKRTTVETTALPGWTGTVSPAVCAPGVDCAVNASDSHTISVPAGSSALRVTTEWGNAAFDLDLDVYDPAGQLVASSAQGVSTGEAVAVSNPVAGTWTVVLKGYLNAATTYTGTAEVDKVVVLK, translated from the coding sequence ATGAAACAGCTCACCGCGTACAGCCTCGGTCTCACTCTTCTCCTTGCGTCCTGCGGCCAGGGCACCCCCCAGGTTTCCGCCCCGGTCGCCAGGCCGGGAACCGGTGGCTCACTCGCGGCTCAGGGCAACACCCTGAGTGCCTGTCAGGCGCTGTACGCCACTGCGCCCAGCCGGGTACAGGTGGACAGCACCATGCGTTACGGCGAGGTCGGCACCCTGATTCTGTCCTTTGTGGACGATGCGAGCAAAGGCCGGGCCATCACCTGGATGGATTCGAACCTTGAGGTGGATCTGGGCAATGGCCTGGGGGCGCTGACCCACCTGCCCATGGTGGCTGTCCGGACCCTGGTGACCCCCGAACTGATCCAGGCGCTCGAAGCCAATCTGCCGGGCCTGCAGTCGATCTACCGGGACGCCCCGCTGCACTACAGCCTGGCGGAGAGTGTCCGGTTTATCGGAGCAGATACTGCCCAGAGTACCTACAGCGTGACCGGCAGAGGTGTCGGCGTGGCGATCATCGACTCCGGGGTGGACGGAACCCACGCCGACCTGGACCACGTGGCGAACAACGTCAAGCTGGCTGGGTCGGTCACCGACACACCGGTCGGAGGTGCGCTGTACGTCGAACTGCCCAACACCGACACCAGCAGTGGGCACGGCACCCACGTCGCCAGCACCATCGGGGGCAGCGGCGAGGCATCGGCCGGCAGCACCCGGGTCCGCCGTGGGGTGGCTCCCGGGGCCACCCTGGTGGGCGTCGGTGCAGGCGACGGCCTGAGCATCCTGTATGCCCTTCAGGGCTTTGACTACGTGATGCGCCCGGAGGTCCGGGATACCCACAACGTGCGGATCATCAGCAACTCCTGGGGCTCGAGCGGCGAGTTTGCTCCCTACAATCCCATCAGCCTGGCCTCCAAGCGCGCCTACGACGCAGGAATGATCGTGGTCTTCGCCGCAGGTAACGAGGGCCCCGGCGCCGATACCCTCAACCCCTATTCGGCCAGTCCGTGCGTGATGAGCGTGGCAGCCGGGGATAAGAAAGGCGCCCTGGCCAGCTTCAGCAGCCGTGGACGTGCGGGGGACGCCAACGTGCACCCGGATGTCACGGCTCCTGGAGTCAAGATCAGCGCGGCGCGGGCCCTGACCGGGGTGGCGGCCACCACCGTGCCGGATGTGGACAACGCCCAGTACTCCACCATCAGTGGCACCAGCATGGCCACGCCGCATATCAGTGGTGTGGTCGCCCTGATGCTTGAGGCCCATCCAGGGTTGAACCTCGACAGCGTGCTGAGTGTCTTCAAGAAGACCAGCCGCGCGGTGTACGACACCAGTTCGGCGGTCGTCCGGCAGCGCGAGGAGTGGGAAGTGGGCTACGGGTACGTCGACGCCCACGCCGCTGTGCGGGAAGCGGCGCGGCTCAATCCCAAGCGCACCACGGTCGAGACCACCGCCCTGCCCGGCTGGACCGGCACCGTCAGCCCGGCCGTCTGTGCTCCTGGGGTGGACTGCGCGGTGAACGCCAGCGACAGCCACACCATCAGCGTGCCAGCGGGCAGCAGCGCCCTTCGGGTGACCACCGAGTGGGGCAATGCGGCATTCGATCTCGACCTGGACGTGTACGATCCGGCCGGTCAGCTGGTCGCCTCCAGCGCTCAGGGCGTCAGCACCGGTGAGGCCGTCGCGGTCTCCAACCCCGTGGCCGGAACATGGACTGTGGTGCTCAAGGGCTATCTGAATGCTGCCACCACCTACACCGGCACGGCAGAGGTGGACAAGGTTGTCGTGCTGAAGTAA